A window of Diorhabda carinulata isolate Delta chromosome 7, icDioCari1.1, whole genome shotgun sequence contains these coding sequences:
- the LOC130896763 gene encoding zinc finger protein 11-like, with protein MEYDDDIEKMIDIPSKVIDGDASDDLEQVDSSLESKYIYLYKENQLLKRLLNKIPVFSDSKCNGEYIINTESNHLIDLTDIQNICRVCLQKSDSLISLEEQIVFENRNIHQMSILEALKSIVCDTVDISDNLPHKICTQCQNYLKSFITFKYAFNRAASILNIFANGTFETSKPSVSTSSWHEHDYSKKDPSKHGECLFKQLETNDTNTDNTNVLTQKSEDLPNFVKIRSPTRRKILRHEVKKKMNILHTCPICWTKMSMSKLIPHVKSHKTLEKYLNIPKVSSKIRFYAPARHIQGLLSGEGEKLHECPICKYEFKATEFILHVHHHLTHDRFKCEKCHRSFKKKSYLLSHMLVHNKTFPFRCEKCNKGFVIKSNYECHLLTHEDGELPHKCIECGKGFSNPRHLSRHMTVHTENRTYSTKYRYKRCKYCGEGFSNKEQLVEHVCHQYGVYKCKYCFKVFLNSRTRQLHIHKVHFNGKNNPGYCPICNLTFKNINYHKASKHPRENLKALCTVCGLHVTNIYTHMLKHRNVSTNKSYQCPICSKLFSYRTTLKKHLTIHSGVKPYICSFCGKAFNSIYNLQVHERIHVGDRCHVCPICDKGFLEKSYLNKHMKTHKDVDVLLSQHRL; from the exons ATGGAGTATGAtgatgatatagaaaaaatgattGACATACCAAGTAAAGTAATTGATGGTGATGCAAGTGATGATTTAGAACAAGTAGATTCTTCCCTAGAATCAAAATACATCTATTTATACaaagaaaatcaacttttaaaACGTCTGTTGAACAAAATTCCAGTATTTTCTGATTCAAAATGTAATGGAGAGTATATTATAA ATACAGAATCTAACCATCTAATAGACTTAAcagatattcaaaatatttgtagagtTTGCTTACAAAAATCTGACAGTTTAATATCACTGGAGGAACAGATTGTCtttgaaaacagaaatattcaTCAAATGAGTATTTTAGAAGCGCTCAAATCAATTGTATGTGATACA gTTGATATATCGGACAATCTTCCACATAAAATATGTACGCAATGTCAAAACTACTTAAAATCATTCATAACATTTAAGTATGCGTTTAACAGAGCTGCATCTATCTTAAATATCTTCGCAAATGGAACATTTGAGACAAGTAAACCGTCTGTTTCAACTTCCTCATGGCACGAACATGATTATTCAAAAAAGGATCCTTCAAAACATGGAGAATGTTTATTTAAGCAATTAGAAACAAACGATACTAATACAGATAATACTAATGTATTAACTCAAAAATCTGAAGATTTaccaaattttgttaaaattcgaTCACCTACCAGAAGAAAAATACTTAGACATGAAGTTAAAAAAAAGATGAACATACTTCACACTTGCCCGATATGTTGGACTAAAATGTCCATGTCGAAACTAATACCTCACGTTAAATCTCATAAAACTTTggaaaagtatttgaatattcCAAAAGTGTCGTCGAAAATTCGATTCTACGCACCTGCACGTCACATTCAAGGATTATTAAGTGGAGAAGGCGAAAAATTACATGAATGTCCGATTTGCAAGTACGAGTTTAAAGCTACAGAATTTATATTACACGTTCATCATCATTTAACACACGATCGATTCAAATGTGAAAAATGCCATCGTAgctttaaaaagaaaagttatttGTTATCTCACATGTTGGTTCACAATAAAACTTTTCCCTTTAG gTGCGAAAAATGTAATAAAGGTTTTGTTATCAAATCCAACTATGAGTGTCATTTGTTGACCCATGAAGATGGAGAACTACCTCACAAATGCATTGAATGTGGAAAAGGCTTTTCAAATCCCAGACATCTTTCTCGCCATATGACTGTCCACACGGAAAATCGGACTTACTCTACAAAATACAGATATAAACG gtGTAAATATTGCGGTGAGGGATTTTCAAATAAAGAACAACTAGTAGAACACGTTTGTCATCAGTACGGTGTTTATAAATGTAAATACTGTTTCAAAGTATTCTTAAATTCAAGAACGCGTCAATTACATATTCATAAAGttcattttaatggaaaaaacaatCCAGGTTACTGCCCGATTTGTAacttaacatttaaaaatataaattaccaTAAAGCATCGAAACATCCTAGGGAAAACTTGAAAGCGTTATGTACAGTGTGTGGATTACATGTCACAAATATTTACAC acatATGTTAAAGCATCGGAACGTTTCTACAAACAAATCTTACCAATGTCCTATTTGTTCCAAATTGTTTTCTTATAGGACAACTTTGAAAAAGCATTTAACTATACACAGCGGAGTGAAGCCTTACATATGTAGTTTTTGTGGAAAAGCTTTCAATTCCATTTATAATTTACAAGTTCATGAGAGAATTCACGTCGGAGATAGATGTCATGTTTGTCCTATTTGTGATAAAGGTTTTCTTGAAAAATCTTACCTCAATAAACATATGAAGACACATAAGGATGTAGATGTACTCTTGTCACAGCACCGATTATGA